DNA sequence from the Acidobacteriota bacterium genome:
GCCGTCTTGTCCACCGTAGCGCTTGGCGCAAAGGTGGAGGGATTGCCGCCATCTGGTAAGCTCGTGAACCCGTGTGTGTTCGTAGATACCTGATTACTGCTCTTTGCCTCCTCGGTAGTTCAACAGCGGCCCCGGCGCAAACGCCTGAAGCGCCGACGGCGCAAGCCCTGAAAGTCACCGCGCCTCCCAAACTGGACGGCCGCCTCGACGACCCGATCTGGCAGAAGGCCGCGATCATTTCCGGGTTCAGGCAGCGCGAGCCAGAAGAGGGGCGTGAGGCGAGCGAGCCGACCACCGTCCGGATTGCCTACGACCAGTCGCACCTCTACATCGGCGCCGTGCTCGACGACAGCCTGCCGGCCGAGATTCGCGCGTCTGAACTGCGCCGCGACAACACGCTCGACAGCGACGACACCTTCTCGGTGCTGCTCGACACCTATCACGACCACCGCAACGCGTTCGTGTTCCGCGTCAACCCGCGGGGCACGCGGTTCGATGCGCTGGTGCGCAACGAGTCGCGCTTCTACTACGCCGACTGGGACGAGCAGTGGACCGCGGCCGCGACGCTGACCGACACCGGCTGGTCGGTCGAGATTGCCATCCCCTTCAAGATCCTGCGCTTCACCGGTGCCGCGGCGCAAACGTGGGGGCTCAACTTCGAGCGCGTGATCAAGCGCCGCAACGAGATGTCCTACTGGAGCGGCTGGAGCCGGAATTACGCGTTCCAGAACGTGTCGCAAGCTGGCCACCTGGCCGGCCTGGCCGACATCAAGCAGGCCGAGCGGGTGCGCCTGCGGCCGTACTTCCTGGGCGGCGCCGAGTCGCTCGACGCCGTGGCGACGCCGGCCGGCACCCGTCGCATCACCGAGATCGGCATCGACGACCTGAAGTGGCAAGCCACCTCAACGCTGACCGCCGACCTGGCGGTGAACCCCGACTTCGCGCAGACCGAAGTCGATGCGCAACAGGTGAACCTCACGCGCTTCAGCCTGTTCTTTCCGGAGAAGCGCCAGTTCTTCATCGAGGGCGCCGACTCGCTGCGCATGGGCGTCGGATTGCTGCACTTCGGACCGCCACCGCTCGAGCTGTTCTACAGCCGCAACATCGGCCTCTCGAACCAGGGCACTCCGATCACGATTCCGGTCGGCGGCAAGCTCACCGGCAAGGTCGGCGGCTTCGACATCGGCGTCCTCAGTGCGCAGACCGACGACACCGATCGCCAGGCCGGCGAGAACTTTACCGTCGGACGCGTGCGCAAGGAAGTGCTCGGCCGCTCCTACATCGGCGCCATCGTCACCAATCGGCAGGGCGGCGGCGCGCGCAACACCGTGATGGGCGCCGACGCGCGGTTCACGTTCTTCAACAACTTCAACGTCATGGCGCTGGCAGCGCGGTCGGAAGACGATCGCAGCGGGGCCGCCGGTGGTGCGGCCAGGCCGCAATGGGCGAAACAAGTCGGCGCCGAGTGGCGCGACGATTTCGTCGAGGCCGGCGCGAACTACATCGACATCGACCCGGGGTTCAATCCCGGCATTGGCTTCGTTCGGACGCGCGAGCGGCTGATGGGCGTGCGGGGGTCACTCAAGCCGCGGCCGAAGCGGTGGCGCATCCGCCAGTTCGAGCTGACGCCGAACAGCGTGTGGTACCACGACCACGAGCGCGTGCTACGGAGCCGCGAGAGCTCGTTCACGTTCGCGACCGCGTTTGAAACCGGCGACCGCGTCGAGATTGTGCCGTTCGCAAGCTACGAGCGGGTGGTGCGGCCGTTCCCCATTGGCCCCGGAGTCGTGTTGCCGGTCGGCGAGTACAACTGGAGTGGCATGACCGTGAACCTGCGCGCCTACAACGGCCGCAGGATCAGCGGCCACGTGTCGCTCAGCGCGGGCGACTTCTACGACGGCACCAAGCAGACGATGACGCTCGCGGGCGATTTCCGGCCCAACAAGACGCTGTCGTTCAACCCGACCTACCAAATCAACGACGTGAGCCTCTCGCCGGGCGCGTTTGTGACCCACCTGTTCGGCCTGCGCGCCAATGTGTCGTTCTCCACCAACCTGCTGACCTCGGCCTTTGCCCAATACAACAGCGCCGGACAGCTGGCGGCCACGCAGGTCCGCGTGAACTACATCTTCCGGACCATCGACAACGTGTTCCTGGTCTACAACGAGACCCGTTACACGGACGGCGTCTTCGACGGCCGCGCCAACAAGTCGCTGGTCCTGAAGGTCACCTACTCCCTGCACCGGTAGCAACCAGCTATTTGCCGGGAACCCGTGCGTTTTGAGCGATCGAAACTTTATTCATGGGCTACCCGTAATCTCCTTGTAACCGCCGTCGGCCAGTAGGCACGGCGGTCAAACACGCCGGCCACCAGCAGGCGACCGACGCGAAACCGCTTCCCACAAGGAGGGTGGAATTGCCGTAACAGGTCGTCTTTCTCAAGAATCACGAAAGTCTCAACGACCCGGGTTGCACGGATTTTCCACAGCCCTTCTGATGTTGTGCAAAGTGCAGGGCTGGCTTACACTGGGGCGCCATTTGGCCCCCTTGCAAGCCCTCCCTGGTAGTCCTCGTCGATTTAACTCGCTAGTTTGTATGGAGGCGGTAGTCATGCGCCGGTTCATCCCCCTTGCCCGTCATGGTTCGGTCCTCGTTCGATTGGCGCTCGGCACAAGCCTCGCCGCCGGACTGGCCTTCACGACTATCCAGGCCCAGATTCCCGGCCGGAACGTCAACATGGTGTCGGGCACGAAATGGCCCGACGGCGACCCTTATCTGCAGCGGCAAAACGAACCGTCCATCGCGGTGTCGACACGTAACCCGCTGCACCTGCTGGCGGGCGCCAACGATTACCGGACGGTGGACGTGCCGTTTGTGGACGGGGCTGAAGAAACCGGCGACGCCTGGCTCGGGATCTTCAAGTCCTTTGACGGCGGGCAACGGTGGCGAACCACGCTGCTGCCCGGCTATCCGCAGGACACCTCTCCCGAAGGCATGAGTTCACCGATCAAAGGCTACCAGGCTGGCGCCGATCCGGTAGTGCGCGCGGGTACCAACGGCCTGTTCTACTACGCGGGGCTGGTGTTCGACCGCGTCGAGAACGGCCGCAGCGCGGTGTTCGTGGCGCGGTACATCGACAACAACAACCAGGAAGACAACTACCAGGCCAACCGCGAGCATGTGGTCGGCGACCCGATCCGCTACATCGGCGCGCGCATCGTCGCCCGCGACAACGGCAAGCGGTTCCTGGACAAGCCCTGGATTGCGGTGGACATTCCCCGGGACGGACGCACGTGCCAGATCCCGGGCCCCAACAACACCGTGCAGGTCGTTCCGGCCGGCACGGTCTACGCCGCGTTTTCATCCATCTACGAAGACCGCCTCGGCCTCCGGTCCGACATCCTGCTGTCCCGATCAACCGACTGCGGCGCGTCGTGGTCTCCTCCCGCCAAGGTCAGCGGTGGCGACAGCCGCATCAACCAGGGTGCATCGATTGCCATCGATCCCCGAAACGGAACGGTCCACGTCGCATGGCGAAAATTCGCGTCGAGCGCGACGCCAGGCGAGACCGACGGCATCATGGCGGCACGGTCGGTCGACGGTGGCCGGCGTTTCAGCACGCCGGGCACGGCCCGCGCGTTCGAGCGCGGACGCGGCAAAAAAGTCGGTCTCGACCCGGAGCGCTACTTCGAGCATCGGCGCAAATCGAAGGGCAAGCCGAAGAAGCCGGTCGTCGGCAGTCCGGAGACGGTCGACGCGGAACTGGACGAATTCGATCAGGCCACGTCGGATATCGACGGCTTCCTGATGTTCCGAACCAACGCGTACCCGTCGATGGCCCTCGACGGCACGGGGCAAATCTATCTGGCGTGGGCCGAGCGCGGTTTCACCTCGTCGCCACAAAACGATGCCCGCATCGTCATGGCGACCTCGTCGAACGGCCGCGATTGGACGCAGCCGAAGCCTGTTTCTGACGAGGGCCAGAGCGGGCACCAGTTGATGCCTTCGCTTACCTTCGGGGGCGGCCGGCTTGTGCTCGTCTACTACGACCTACGTGAAGACATCTCGGGGCAGTTCACGCAGTTCATCGATGATCGAAGCGCCATTGCCTCGGCTGGAAAACGCCACACGCTCGACCTGCGCACATCGATGGGTCTGCCGGGCGTCACGCCCGTGTTTGCGCCTTCCGTACGCGTCTCGGATTACCTGGTGGCGTTCAGGACCCTGCCGGGCACCGGCACGCTCGTCGAGGAACGATTGCAGTTCAACCCGCCCAACCTGCCGATGTTCAAACAAGGCACGGCGCCGTTCATGGGCGACTACGTGGATGTGGCCGTTTCGCCAGCGTTCGTCCCGACGTCGTCTGGCGGCTGGGCCTTCAACACGAACGGGCCGCAGCCGGTCTTTCACGCCGTCTGGACCGACAACCGCGACGTTCGGCAGCCGGCCGCCGGACCCGATGGCAAGGTCGATTGGTCGAAGTACACGCCGCCGACGCCGCGCACCGGGTCGAGCATCTTCGACCCGGCCCAGGGCATGACGGTCTGCGACCCGAATTCGACAGGGTCGCGTAACCAGAACATCTACACCGCTCGATTGTCGACCGGACTGGTCGTCGGGTCGCCGGGCAATACCAAACCGCTCAGCCCCACGATCCAGCGGGCCTTCGTCGTCTTCGCGCAGAACACGTCGTCGACGACGAAGTCGTTCCGAATGACCATCACCAGCCAGCCGGTGGGCGGGCGCGCGTCGTTCCGACAGTTCGACGTCAGTTCCACAGGCCAGCTGCTGGACCCGCTCACAGCCATCACCGTGACGACGCCCGGCCGCTCGACGGCCGCGCGCACGGTCTACGCCACCTCATCAAACCCGCGAGCCCAGATCCTGGTCGATGTGGTCGAAGTGCCGTATGGGGGAACGACGCCAGCCGTGCCGCTGGCGGACCGGTTGATCCTGAATCCCGACATTGCCAATCCGGACATCGCCAATCCCGACATCGCCAACCCGGATATTGCCAACCCCGACATCGCCAACGCCGAGGTCTACAACCCGGACATCGCGAATCCCGACATCGCGAATCCAGACATTTCAAACCCTGACATCGCCAATCCCGATATCGCGAATCCCGATATCGCAAATCCCGATATCGCGAACCCCGACATTGCCAATCCGGACATCGCTAACCCCGATATCGCCAATCCGGACATCGCCAACGCGCTCGTTGCGAACCCGGACATCGCGAATCCGGACATCGCGAACCCGGACATCGCGAATCCCGACATTGCGAATCCCGATATCGCCAATCCGGACATCGCCAACCCCGACATCGCCAACGGGGCGCTGACCGACGTCACCTGGACGATGACGAATAACGGGAATACGACGGCGGCGTTCAACGTCAACCTGTTCCTCGCGCAGCAGACCGACAAGATCTGCCCGGCGGGGACCGATCCCAGCACCGGCTGCATCACCACCCAGTTGATCCTGCGCAAGGTCTACAACACGCCGGTGTCGACGAACTGCGTGTTGCAGGTGCAGTCCCAGAATGTCCTGCTGGCGAACATCCCGAATCCGAAGTTCGTGCTGCCGGGCGAGAGCCTGCCAGACCAGAACAGCGACGCGCCGACCAACGCCACCTTGTGGCTGGCTCCCGGTGAGACGGCGAAGATCACGCTGCGCGTCTACGACCCGGACAGGGAGGGTAACGTGCCGGTGACCGATACCGATCCGAGCACCCCGACACCGGGAGGGGCGTTTATCGACCCAGTGTTCCTGCCGACCACGAAGACCGACCTTGGTTCAGTGACGCCGGTAGTCCAGCAGCAAAGCGTCGATACCGAGGACATCGTCAAGGCCATCGAGCTCGGCGTCAACGCGCCGAAGCCGCCGATCGTGACGCCGCTCAGCCCGCCGGTGCCGTCAGGCGAGACCGAGGATCCCAAGCCGACGCCGTTGGCGCTGGCGTTCGTGCAGCAGCCTACCGCCGCGCAGCTCGGGTCGGCGATCGCGCCGGCGGTGTCGGTTGCCGTGCGCGACCAGTACGGGGCCCTGCTCCCGAACGCACCCGTGACGTTGTTCCTGGGCACGAACCCTGGCGGCGCATTGCTCTCGGGCGCGGCGGCGACGTCCAACGTGGACGGCGTGGCCACGTTCCCGGGTCTCACCGTCAGCGCGGCTGGCGAGGGCTACACCATCGTTGCGACGTCGGGCCAGGCACTGCCGGCCGTGTCGAGCGCGTTCAACATTGGTAAAGTCCCGGCCAGCATCCAACTCGATGCCGGTACTCTCATGCAGAGCTACGACGGTGGCATCAAGGCAGCGACGGCGACCACATCACCGGCGGGGCTGTCGTACAGCCTGGCCTACACGCAGAACGGCGCCGCGGTCGTGCCGCTCAACGCCGGCAGCTACGCGGTCGTCGCGACCATCACCGACCCGAACTATACCGGC
Encoded proteins:
- a CDS encoding LamG-like jellyroll fold domain-containing protein, with amino-acid sequence MRRFIPLARHGSVLVRLALGTSLAAGLAFTTIQAQIPGRNVNMVSGTKWPDGDPYLQRQNEPSIAVSTRNPLHLLAGANDYRTVDVPFVDGAEETGDAWLGIFKSFDGGQRWRTTLLPGYPQDTSPEGMSSPIKGYQAGADPVVRAGTNGLFYYAGLVFDRVENGRSAVFVARYIDNNNQEDNYQANREHVVGDPIRYIGARIVARDNGKRFLDKPWIAVDIPRDGRTCQIPGPNNTVQVVPAGTVYAAFSSIYEDRLGLRSDILLSRSTDCGASWSPPAKVSGGDSRINQGASIAIDPRNGTVHVAWRKFASSATPGETDGIMAARSVDGGRRFSTPGTARAFERGRGKKVGLDPERYFEHRRKSKGKPKKPVVGSPETVDAELDEFDQATSDIDGFLMFRTNAYPSMALDGTGQIYLAWAERGFTSSPQNDARIVMATSSNGRDWTQPKPVSDEGQSGHQLMPSLTFGGGRLVLVYYDLREDISGQFTQFIDDRSAIASAGKRHTLDLRTSMGLPGVTPVFAPSVRVSDYLVAFRTLPGTGTLVEERLQFNPPNLPMFKQGTAPFMGDYVDVAVSPAFVPTSSGGWAFNTNGPQPVFHAVWTDNRDVRQPAAGPDGKVDWSKYTPPTPRTGSSIFDPAQGMTVCDPNSTGSRNQNIYTARLSTGLVVGSPGNTKPLSPTIQRAFVVFAQNTSSTTKSFRMTITSQPVGGRASFRQFDVSSTGQLLDPLTAITVTTPGRSTAARTVYATSSNPRAQILVDVVEVPYGGTTPAVPLADRLILNPDIANPDIANPDIANPDIANPDIANAEVYNPDIANPDIANPDISNPDIANPDIANPDIANPDIANPDIANPDIANPDIANPDIANALVANPDIANPDIANPDIANPDIANPDIANPDIANPDIANGALTDVTWTMTNNGNTTAAFNVNLFLAQQTDKICPAGTDPSTGCITTQLILRKVYNTPVSTNCVLQVQSQNVLLANIPNPKFVLPGESLPDQNSDAPTNATLWLAPGETAKITLRVYDPDREGNVPVTDTDPSTPTPGGAFIDPVFLPTTKTDLGSVTPVVQQQSVDTEDIVKAIELGVNAPKPPIVTPLSPPVPSGETEDPKPTPLALAFVQQPTAAQLGSAIAPAVSVAVRDQYGALLPNAPVTLFLGTNPGGALLSGAAATSNVDGVATFPGLTVSAAGEGYTIVATSGQALPAVSSAFNIGKVPASIQLDAGTLMQSYDGGIKAATATTSPAGLSYSLAYTQNGAAVVPLNAGSYAVVATITDPNYTGSAIGTLTINRVTPVVVWAPPAAITSGTALSGTQLNATASVLGSFVYAPPAGTVLPAGAGQTLSVSFFPSDAVNYASAGTAVTIDVTPPAPVDSGVIQVFVPGTAGGTVNTNLGGAGGTAPVDGPFLNAGDSVSVTATGSVGWYNTETGNAGAGNAPPDGVHNIVGCDHPFLSPCSNGTPGISLIARIGSGPWQFVGSGPTLLTASAAGILQFAVNDSDYKDNGGGWNVAVAPFPTGGLVSLWRADGSAGDSFGGSTGSLVGGASFAQGRVGQAFNFANRSYPDNQFVLLGDPPSLRLSSAGTISAWINPAGPGLGYDSFREGGITDEGGIIVNKEDSYEVARFADGTIRWAFNGDPCWCWINTGVVAPENGWTHVVVTYDAGLIKTYINGALRHTHLPVGQGGTIAASVGQFRIGGRQYSDTLGRDYRQNFDGKIDEVAVYNRALTAGEVLRLFNAAP
- a CDS encoding DUF5916 domain-containing protein, yielding MCVRRYLITALCLLGSSTAAPAQTPEAPTAQALKVTAPPKLDGRLDDPIWQKAAIISGFRQREPEEGREASEPTTVRIAYDQSHLYIGAVLDDSLPAEIRASELRRDNTLDSDDTFSVLLDTYHDHRNAFVFRVNPRGTRFDALVRNESRFYYADWDEQWTAAATLTDTGWSVEIAIPFKILRFTGAAAQTWGLNFERVIKRRNEMSYWSGWSRNYAFQNVSQAGHLAGLADIKQAERVRLRPYFLGGAESLDAVATPAGTRRITEIGIDDLKWQATSTLTADLAVNPDFAQTEVDAQQVNLTRFSLFFPEKRQFFIEGADSLRMGVGLLHFGPPPLELFYSRNIGLSNQGTPITIPVGGKLTGKVGGFDIGVLSAQTDDTDRQAGENFTVGRVRKEVLGRSYIGAIVTNRQGGGARNTVMGADARFTFFNNFNVMALAARSEDDRSGAAGGAARPQWAKQVGAEWRDDFVEAGANYIDIDPGFNPGIGFVRTRERLMGVRGSLKPRPKRWRIRQFELTPNSVWYHDHERVLRSRESSFTFATAFETGDRVEIVPFASYERVVRPFPIGPGVVLPVGEYNWSGMTVNLRAYNGRRISGHVSLSAGDFYDGTKQTMTLAGDFRPNKTLSFNPTYQINDVSLSPGAFVTHLFGLRANVSFSTNLLTSAFAQYNSAGQLAATQVRVNYIFRTIDNVFLVYNETRYTDGVFDGRANKSLVLKVTYSLHR